A stretch of Coregonus clupeaformis isolate EN_2021a chromosome 37, ASM2061545v1, whole genome shotgun sequence DNA encodes these proteins:
- the LOC121553494 gene encoding ubiquitin domain-containing protein 1-like, producing MGVANSRDHHPYHPSQSPIKVVLKRRNEPLKKERPKWKNEYPMTEGQLRSKRDEFWETAPAFDGRKEIWDALRAAAVAAELNDVELAQAIVDRACITLPHGTLTESYDELGNHYQLPAYTLTPPANLITERTNDSEAPDQKEQKKPPTFPKEEFQLRVRLSCGKDLRISASMSNSISQLKRVLEGQEDIEAAHQRWFFAGKLLTDKTRLQDTKIQKDFVVQVIVNNYSPVTRLLQSN from the exons GACGCAACGAGCCCCTGAAGAAGGAGCGTCCTAAATGGAAGAATGAGTACCCTATGACGGAGGGCCAGCTGAGGAGTAAGAGGGATGAGTTTTGGGAAACAGCCCCAGCCTTCGATGGCAGGAAGGAGATTTGGGACGCGCTCCGAGCGGCAGCAGTGGCCGCAGAGCTCAACGACGTGGAACTGGCTCAGGCCATAGTGGACAGAGCCTGCATCACACTACCACACG gtactctgacagagagttaTGATGAACTGGGGAACCACTATCAGCTTCCTGCTTACACTCTAACCCCTCCCGCCAATCTCATCACTGAACGCACCAATGACAGCGAAGCTCCAGATCAAAAGGAGCAGAAAAAGCCTCCCACCTTTCCCAAAGAGGAGTTCCAGCTGCGAGTTCGCCTCTCATGCG GTAAGGACCTCCGTATAAGCGCCTCCATGTCAAACTCCATTTCCCAGCTGAAGAGAGTCCTGGAGGGGCAGGAGGACATCGAAGCGGCCCACCAACGCTGGTTCTTTGCAGGGAAACTGCTCACAGACAAGACCCGACTCCAGGACACCAAGATACAGAAAGACTTTGTGGTCCAGGTCATCGTCAACAACTACTCACCAGTTACCAGACTCTTACAATcaaactga